The sequence GAACTCACCGCCGCCGAGCAGCGCGTGGGGTACCTCGTGACGGCCGTGCCGGGCACGATCACCGCTGCCGACGGCTCGTTGCAGCAGGCCCCCTGTGTCATCAAGGTCGACGGCAAGAAGGTCGCGGACAACGACGGCGGGAAGAACCCGAAAGGTTGCAAGTTCACCATCAAGGGGTAACGAGCCGACCTCAGGCGAAGCGGGTCACGCCGCCGACCGGCCGGTTTCACCATGGGTGACGGAGAGGGTGGAGTCGGCGCGGATGACGACCGTGCCGGCGCCGCCTGCGTCACTCGGCTAGTTCGTGCTCCGTGAGGGGGTACGTCGTGGTCGAAGGGATCGCGGCCGCCGCGCCGGGCATGGCTCTCGGAGAAGGTGTCGATGACCGGTCGGATGCGTCATGCTCCCCGCCCGGTCGTGGTCCAGGTGTGTGTGATCGCGGCCGTCCTCATCCTCGTCGGCGCCGCTTCCCATCTTGCCGACCTCGCGCAGCACGGTCTTCGGCCCTATGCATGGGCGCCGACCTGGCTCAACCTCTACTGGACCGCCCTGTCCGTCCTCGATCCGCTCGCCGCCCTCCTTCTGCTCGGCGGGATGCGCCGGGGCCTCGACCTCGTGTGCGCGATCCTCATCACCGACCTCGTCGCCAACTGGTACGCGGTGTACGGCATCCAGCACAGCAGTCTCGCCGCCGAGCCCGGCCTGCAACGGCTCACCGCGTTCGCCCTGCTCGTGCCGGCCGCAGCGCCCCTTCTCCGCAGGCACCTCCCCGGGCGGCCTTGACGGCGCGCGCAGGGCTCAGACCTCGATCACCAGCTGCTGGATGAGGCCGTGGCCGCTGCCGAGGACGAACTGGAAGCGCAGGTCCACGACACCGCCCGGGAAGTCGCCTTCGAGCCGCTGCGTGACGGTCCAGTGGTCCGCGTCGGTCCGCTGTGCCCCGAGGAGTTCGGTCGTGTACGTGTACTCGCTCGCGGCGCCCGTGAGCCATCGCCCGATCTCGGCGTGCCCGTGGTGGGTCTTCCCCTCGTCGGTCACGGCGGCATCGGGCGCGAGAGAGGTGAGCGCGGCGGTGGTGTCGCGGGCGGTGTGCGCGGCGAGATAGCGGGTGATGGTGGTGGGGAGGTCGGCAGGGTCGATGTGCTGGGACGGGTCGGCACTCATGGCTGTGCTCCTTCGGCGGCTATCGGCTACCAGTTACTGCTAAAATAGAAGTCAGTGACTTTCACTTTAGCAGCGACCGGAGGGAGTGCCACATGGCGAGCCGCATCAGGCTGGAGGACCGCGAGTGCCCGCTGTCCACGACCGTGCAGCACGTCGGTGAGTGGTGGACGCTGCTGCTCCTGCACGACGCGTTCGACGGCTACACGCGCTTCGACCAGTTCCAGCAGAACCTGGGCATCTCCTCCAGCATGCTCACCACCCGCCTCAAGACCCTCGTCGACGACGGCCTTCTGGAGCGCCGCCCCTACCAGGCCAACCCCGTACGGCACGAGTACGTCCTCACCGAGCTGGGCCGCTCGCTGCGCCCCGTGATCGTCGCCCTGGCCGCCTGGGGCAACTCCCGCCTCGCCCCCGAGCAGCGCAGCATGATCCTGGTCGACGCCGCCTCCGGCGAGGAGGTCGAACCCGTGGTCGTCGACGCCACCAGCGGCCGGCGCCTGGACGACAGCGACGCCTACGTCTTCACAGCGGGCCCGGCCGCGAGCCCCGCCATGCGCGCCCGGTACGTGCCCGACCCCGCCTGACCCGGCCGCCCCTACCGGAATGCCGTTGCGCCCCCGCCCGGCCCCTGGTTGACGCCTGGAACTCATGGATCGGCTGCTCATCAGCCGATCCACCTGCGCCGCGCGTGCCTGGCTGCGGAAGGCGTCGCCGCAGGCGCGTTCGCAGCCCTCGCACATCTCGCACATCGAAGCCGGGCGCCGCGTGCCGAGCGAAGAGGATGCCCGCCGACTGGATTTGGCCCTGGGCACGGGCAATGTGCTCACCAGTTTCCGGCCTGGCGCCGAGGACGGCGGAGTCCTCGCGGATTACTTCGGCGCGGCGCGCCATCTCGAACAGCAGGCGACGATGATCCGCGAGTCCGCCCTGTCGTTCCTGCCGGGCATCCTCCAGACCGAGGCGTACGCGCGCGCCGTCCTTGGCATGGCGTTCCCGCCGTCGGGCCCGGCGGAGTGTGACAAGGCCGTTGTCGCACGGCTGAAGCGCGCGAAGATCTTCCAGGGCGAACGGCCTCCACGGCGAGATCCAGGTCAAGAAGCCCAACCGGCTCTGGACCCACGCCACCCTCCTGGGCGCAGGCGACTACACGGAGAACCGTCACCCGGACGACTTCCTGGTGCGGTGGTCCGACGGTGAGGTCTCCCTGTACCCGGACGCCGACGAGACCGGCCTGAACCGCGAGATCACCCTCGTGTACCCGCCCGCGTAGGGGTCTCCTCCGGAAGGGGGGAGAGGTGCCGCCCCGGGGTGGTCTCAGCGTGTCCGGGGCGGCTTTCTCTTCTCGAAGAGCCAGGTGTCGAAGAGGGCCGTCAGATCCTTGCCGGACCTGTCCTCGCACAGGGCGATGAACTGGTCGGTGTCCGCGTTGCCGTGCCGGTGCTGCCGGGTCCAGGTGCGCAGGATGTCGAAGAAGGTCTTGTCGCCGACGGCCTCACGGACCTTGTGTACGGCCATCGCGCCGCGGCCGTAGACCGGTGGGTCGGAGACGCGTCCCGCGCTGGGCGGGGCGGCCGGCGGGAAGGCCCAGATGCCCTCGCTCTCGGGGTCCGTACCGTCGTAGAACTCCTCGAAGACCTCGCCGGTGGTCCGGCCGCCGTGCGCCTCCTCCCACAGCCACTCCGCGTAGGTGGCCAGGCCCTCGTTGAGCCAGATGTCCTTCCACTCGCGCGGGGTGACGGAGTTGCCGAACCACTGGTGCGCCAGCTCGTGCACGAGCAGCGCCTCGTCCGGGGCCTTGTCGAAGTACGGCTTGGTCTGGGTCTCCAGGGCGTAGCCGAGATCGGGCAGGTGGTCGACGGTGGCGCCGGTGGAGGAGAAGGGGTAGGGGCCGAAGCGTTCGCCCGCCCAGCCGACGATCTCGGGGACCAGCTTCTTGACGTCGGCGGCGTTCTCGGACTCGTCGGGGTCGGTGGCGATGTAGACGGGCAGGCCGTCGGCGGTCCGGCCCTTGTCGACCTCGAAGTGGCCGACGGAGATGTTGGCGAGGTAGCTGGCCATGGGCTCCCCGGTGCGCCAGCGCCGGGTCACCGCGCCGCCCTTGCCCTCCTCGGCGATCTCCTCGATCAGTTCGCCGTTGCCGACCACGTCGTAGGGGTCGCCGTCCTCGTCCTTCGGCACGGTGACCGTGATGTCGTACGTGGCCTTGTCCGAGGGGTGGTGATTGCCCGGGAACCAGGTCATGGAGCCGGAGGGCTGGCCGAGGGCCGTCGATCCGTCGTCGGTCTCGATCCAGCCTTCGACACTGCCGTCGTCGTCCTCGATCGTGCGGGGCGTGCCGTCGTAGGTGACGACCGTCTTGAAGACCTCGCCCTGCCTGACCGGCTCGGGCGGTGTCACCAGCAGTTCGTCCTTCTCCCGCGTGTACCGGGCCTTCGCGCCCTGCACCGTGGCCCCGCGTGCCCGTAGTCCCGACAGGTCGAGGTTGAAGCGGCTCAGGTCCTGGGTGGCGCGTGCGGTGATGACGGCCGTGCCCTTCAGGTGGTTGGTCTCGGGCACGTAGTGCAGGGTCAGTCCGTAGTGCGTCACGTCGTAGCCGCCGTTGCCCAGCGCCGGGAACAGCCGGTCGCCCAGCCCGGCCGCGCCGTGCTTCGAGGCCCCGGCCGTGTCCTTCCCCGGTACGGAGCCGGTGCAGGAGGTCGTCATGGCCAGGAGGAGTGCCACAGCGGGGACCCAGCGGGACGGGCGGGCGGAGGCCGTGCGCGCTGTCGGCCGCTGCCGACCGTCGTTCGCAACATGAAGGTTCGTCGCAGCATGAAGGTTCTTCGCAGCATGAAGGCCCGTCGCCGCCTGGGGGTTCATCTCGTGTCTCCGATCGTTCAGGGAACGCGGGACGTAAGAAACCCTTCGGTGCCTCTTGGTTGCCTCATCGTTGCGGTGATGACCTCAGCCGTTCGATGACCTCAGCCGTTCGCAGACAGCGGGCGGGGCGGAACGCGATGATCCGCGTTCCGCCCCGCCCGCTGTTCGTCCACCGGCATCACACCGTCGGATCAGACCCGACGGTGGCGGCCGTAATACTCACCCGTCGTGCGGTGGAAGTCCGCGTCGCCGACATGCTTGTCCTTGTCGAACTCCGGGGCGTCCTTGATCTGGTCCTTCGTGAGGTCGATGTAGACCTTCTGGTCCTCGGCGTCGATCCGGCTCACGGTGCCCGCCGGGAGCAGGACGTGCTTGCCGAAGATCCATACGCCGGTGTCGACCACCAGGTACGAGGAGGTGACGTCGTCGGAGTGCTTGTCGACCTTGCCGATGCTGCCGTCCGTCGCCTCGACCTTGTAACCGATCAGGTCGGTGCCGGCGGTGTGGCCGGCAGTCGGCTGGTAGCCCCACAGGTTCTCGCTCATAAAAACTCCTTCGATCGCACGTGAATGAATTTTTTAGCGGCGTCCCACGCACCCTTTAAAAAGAGGTGTGTATTCCGCCGTGCCCACTTCCTGAGCAACCGCTGACAGCCTCGTGCCCCGCACCTTCGGCACCATGTCTGCGAACTCGTGCGTTTTTCGATCCATTTCGCGGGAATTCGATGCCCCCGCGCGGGCGCCCCCGCGCGATCCACGGTGAATCAGGGGTTTCGGAATCGCTGGGGCGTCAACGCTAGGAAGACCTGCCCGCAGGCGCGGACGGGGCCGCAGTTCGACCGAGGGTGTTCCAGCATGGGCGAAGAGCGATCCGGCCCTGATCTCAGGCTCCGCGATGTGGCCAGGGCCATGCGCGGGGTCATCGAACTGCTGGAGGTCTACTGGACACGGGTCCCCGACGGGTTCTCGCCCGTCACCGTCTCCGCGCCGCAGCTGCGGGTGCTGTACGTGATCGAACGCCGGGAGGGCATCAACCTGCGGCAGCTCGGCGTGGAGCTGGAGGCCGCGCCGTCGTCGGTGAGCCGGCTGTGCGACCGGCTGGAGGCCGTCGGCTTCGTACGGCGCTCCTCCAGCACGGCCAGCCGCCGCGAGGTCGAGTTGCGGCTGACCCCGCAGGGGCGGGCGCACCTGGACCGGCTGCGGGTCCGGCGGGAGGAGCGGCTGGCAGCCGTCCTGGCGCGGGCGTCACCGGCCTCGCGGGCCCGGCTGATGGAGGCCGTGGAGGCCATCCGCACCGCGCTCACCGTCGTACGGGCGGAGCCGCCGGTTTCCGGGGCCGAACCGCCGGACCAGGACAGCCCGGCGGAGCGGCCGCCGGACGACGGGGCGGAGCGGCGTACGGGATGACCGGCACGGCGGCCGGCCCGCCCGCCAGGCCGTGAGCGAGGCCCGCCCGGCCCCGCTCACGCGTGCTCAGCATCACCCTGGACAGCTCCATGACCGACCGGTAACTTCGAAGGGGAATGAGCAAGCGCTTAGCCATGCCCGGTGAGCGCAGACGTCCACCGACGAACACTTCAGCCGATCAGGAGGCACCCCGTGCGCCGTACGGTATTCAACGAGGACCACGAGGCGTTCCGGGAGACCATCCGCGCCTTCATCGCCGCCGAGGTCGTGCCGGTGTACGACGAGTGGTTCGCCGCGGGCCAGGTGCCGCGCGAGTTCTACCTCAAACTGGGTGAGCTGGGCATCTTCGGCATCGAGGTGGACGAGGAGTACGGCGGCGCGGGCATCGACTCGCACAAGTACGAGGCCGTCATCTACGAGGAGACCGCCCGCGCGGGTGTCTCCTTCGGCGGCTCCGGCGTGCACACGCTGCTCGGCCTCCCCTACGTCAAGATGCTCGCCACCGACGAGCAGAAGAAGCGCTGGCTGCCGAAGTTCGCGACCGGCGAGGAGATGTGGGCCCTCGCGATGACCGAGCCGGGCACCGGCTCCGACGTCGCGGGCATGAAGACCACCGCCAAGCTCTCCGAGGACGGCACGCACTACGTCCTCAACGGCGCCAAGACCTTCATCACCGGTGGCGTCCACGCCGACCGCGTCATCGTCTGCGCCCGTACCGCCGCCCCGCGCGAGGACGACCGCCGCTTCGGCATCTCCCTCTTCGCCGTCGACACCAAGTCCGAGGGCTACTCGGTCGGCCGCAAGCTGGACAAGCTCGGCCTGAAGACCTCCGACACCGCCGAGCTGGCGTTCGTCGACGTCAAGGTCCCGGCCGAGGACCTCCTCG is a genomic window of Streptomyces sp. SID8374 containing:
- a CDS encoding nuclear transport factor 2 family protein; translated protein: MSADPSQHIDPADLPTTITRYLAAHTARDTTAALTSLAPDAAVTDEGKTHHGHAEIGRWLTGAASEYTYTTELLGAQRTDADHWTVTQRLEGDFPGGVVDLRFQFVLGSGHGLIQQLVIEV
- a CDS encoding helix-turn-helix domain-containing protein — translated: MASRIRLEDRECPLSTTVQHVGEWWTLLLLHDAFDGYTRFDQFQQNLGISSSMLTTRLKTLVDDGLLERRPYQANPVRHEYVLTELGRSLRPVIVALAAWGNSRLAPEQRSMILVDAASGEEVEPVVVDATSGRRLDDSDAYVFTAGPAASPAMRARYVPDPA
- a CDS encoding M1 family metallopeptidase encodes the protein MTTSCTGSVPGKDTAGASKHGAAGLGDRLFPALGNGGYDVTHYGLTLHYVPETNHLKGTAVITARATQDLSRFNLDLSGLRARGATVQGAKARYTREKDELLVTPPEPVRQGEVFKTVVTYDGTPRTIEDDDGSVEGWIETDDGSTALGQPSGSMTWFPGNHHPSDKATYDITVTVPKDEDGDPYDVVGNGELIEEIAEEGKGGAVTRRWRTGEPMASYLANISVGHFEVDKGRTADGLPVYIATDPDESENAADVKKLVPEIVGWAGERFGPYPFSSTGATVDHLPDLGYALETQTKPYFDKAPDEALLVHELAHQWFGNSVTPREWKDIWLNEGLATYAEWLWEEAHGGRTTGEVFEEFYDGTDPESEGIWAFPPAAPPSAGRVSDPPVYGRGAMAVHKVREAVGDKTFFDILRTWTRQHRHGNADTDQFIALCEDRSGKDLTALFDTWLFEKRKPPRTR
- a CDS encoding PRC-barrel domain-containing protein, translating into MSENLWGYQPTAGHTAGTDLIGYKVEATDGSIGKVDKHSDDVTSSYLVVDTGVWIFGKHVLLPAGTVSRIDAEDQKVYIDLTKDQIKDAPEFDKDKHVGDADFHRTTGEYYGRHRRV
- a CDS encoding MarR family winged helix-turn-helix transcriptional regulator → MRGVIELLEVYWTRVPDGFSPVTVSAPQLRVLYVIERREGINLRQLGVELEAAPSSVSRLCDRLEAVGFVRRSSSTASRREVELRLTPQGRAHLDRLRVRREERLAAVLARASPASRARLMEAVEAIRTALTVVRAEPPVSGAEPPDQDSPAERPPDDGAERRTG
- a CDS encoding acyl-CoA dehydrogenase family protein, whose amino-acid sequence is MRRTVFNEDHEAFRETIRAFIAAEVVPVYDEWFAAGQVPREFYLKLGELGIFGIEVDEEYGGAGIDSHKYEAVIYEETARAGVSFGGSGVHTLLGLPYVKMLATDEQKKRWLPKFATGEEMWALAMTEPGTGSDVAGMKTTAKLSEDGTHYVLNGAKTFITGGVHADRVIVCARTAAPREDDRRFGISLFAVDTKSEGYSVGRKLDKLGLKTSDTAELAFVDVKVPAEDLLGEENKGFGYLGTNLAPERWGIAFGAYAQAAAAVRFAKEYVQERTVFGKTVASFQNTKFELAACQAEVDAAQAVADRALEALDAGELTAAEAASAKLFCTEVAHRVIDRCLQLHGGYGFMNEYPIARLYADNRVNRIYGGTSEVMKSIIAKSMGL